GATAGCGCCCTTTCTGGGGCTTGTCGTAACGGAACATGGGGCCGATGTAGAAAAAACGCAAGGGGAATAAAGCGTCAAACAGGTTGTTTTCAATGGCGGCCCGCACCACGGAAGCCGTGTTCTCCGGCCTCAGGGTCAGGCTGCGGCCCGCCTTGTCCTGGAAAGTGTACATCTCTTTCTGCACCACTTCCGTGGTGTCGCCGATGCCCCGCTGGAACAATTCGCTGCGTTCAAACATGGGGGTGCGAATCTCCCGGTAAAGGAAACGTGAGTAAAACTCGCGGATCCGCGCTTCCAGCATCTGCCAGTGGCTGATTTCCGGATATACGATGTCCCGGGTACCCCGGGGGGCGTTGATGCGGTTCATAAGTACCCCAGTGATTTCAGGATCTCTTCGTGGCGCTTGCTTATCTGTCCGGGACGCCTTTTTGACGCGATCAGGGCCCGGGATATCTTGAGAACGGCGTTGTAAAGATCCGATTTGATTTTCCGGTTCTCACAACTTTCGAAACGGTTGATGATTCCCAGGGGGTCGTTTTCCATGTGGATCAACTCGATTTTCTCATCCGGACGGCCCGGATAGTGAATGATCTGCCAGGGGGGGGCCACGATAGAGAATGCATCGAAATAAGCCTCCGGGGAGTAGGTTTCCAGCACAACGCGCCGGATTGGAATTTTCTTTAGTAGAGACAGCCCCTCCATGAAATCCGGCTTTTTGCACGCGGCAATTTCCAGCAGGGTCGGCGCCACGTCCAACGTGGACACCAGGTCGCTTGAGGGTGGAGCCGCAGAAACGCCTTTGCCGGCCAGCAGCAACGGCACCCGGGTGTAGACGGGGTTAAGGTAGTGGATATGACCGTAATGGTTGCGGTACTCTCCCAGCCCTTCACCGTGGTCTCCAATTACCAGGAACAGGGAGTCGTCCATCATGCCGCGTTCCCGGATCGCATTCAACAACAAGCCGATCTGGGAGTCCATGTATTTGACCTGTTCCCGGTAAAGGCCGGCACGGGAGTCGGGGTGTTCCAGCATGCGGTAGATAAAAGAGATACGTACGCGTCGGGGTTCGGTGTCCCGGTTCAAGATTTCGAGCGGGGAGCGGAAGCGGGAGGAGAGGTAGTTGACTTGGCGTTTGTTCCGGGTGCGGCGCCAGTGGCGGGGTATTTTGAGTTCAATGACCTCTTCGGTTCCGGCTTCCGGGGCCATAGAAAAATCCTGGTAGGAAATGAAGCGGACCCGGGTATCATCCGGACCCTTGAACTCTTCGGGGACTTCCGTGTCCAGAACCAGGAGGCTGCGTCCGGGAGGCACCATGAAGTCCACCATCACCCGGGGTTGATCGGTGCTCAGGTGGGAGTGAATTTGGCGGCCTTCCAGCAGCAGGCGAAACCTTTCCGAAAAGCGGGGAGGATAATACGGCTCGTGAGGATCGGAATAATGGAACCAGAAAAAGGTTTTTTCGCCCTGGAAACGGTCCAGGGCGGCGAAAGCGTCACGGTTGACTTCCGCGGCGGTGCGGTACCACAGGTTGGGCCGGAAGTTCTCTGCGTACGTGTCAAAACCTTTGGCCGTGCCGAAATCCTTTTTCAACACGCCCAGGGAGATCGCGGCGGCGCTCTGGTAGCCCCTGGATTTCAGCAGTTGCGGCAGGCTGGGATGGGGGATCTCTGTTGGCTGCCCGTTGTTGTAGACTTTAAGCAGGTGGGGGGGCAATGAGTAGAGTATGTTCAGATGAGAGGGCAGGGTGATGGGGGTCAGGGCGAAGGCGTTGGACCAGGTACGTCCGCGTGAAGCCAATGCGGCCAGGTGGGGAGTATCGCTATTGCCGGGAGTGTAGTTTACGGAATCTTCCCGCGTGGTATCCAGGGTCAGTAAAAAGATGTATTTCGGTTGCGCCGGGCTTTTTCCACAGGCGGTTACCAGCAAGGCCGCCAGGATCAGAACGGGGAACCACTTTGTTATGGAACAGACCCTACGAGCAGCGGATACCCGTGCCGGGCGCTTCCAGGCCACTGGGCATTGCCGGATTTTCATGGGTCAGTCGCTTTTTTTGTCGATTTCGTTTTGCAGCAGGTCGCCGATCGTGGTGATGGAATCGGAGCTGGGGCTCATGTACTTTTCAATTTCCTCGCGTTCCTTCTGCTTGGCTACGGCGCGGAAACTGAGGTAAACGCGCTTTTTGTCGGGGTGGGTGGTCACTACGGTGGCCTGGCGCTGCTCGCCCGCTTTTACCATTTCCTGAAGTTCTTCCGGGGTAATGCGGTTTTCATCGACTTCGCCGATGCGCACGAACCCCTCGATATTGCGGCTGATTTCCACGGCCACACCACGTTCCAACACCCGTTTCACTTTTACGTCGACTAGGGACCCGGGGGGATTCTTGGCAAAGAACTCGCTCCACTCGTCATCGGTCAACTGCTTGAGACCGAGTTTGACTTTGCAGTTCTGGTCCAATTCCCGGTCCAGGATTACGGCGGAGATCTCTTCGCCCTCCCTGAGAAACTCCCGGGGCGTATCGATGCGAAAATAACTGATGTCGGAAATCTTGACCACGCCTTCCACCGTGGGCTCCAGTTCCACGAACACGCGCGAGTTGAGAATCTTTTTGACCACACCCTTTACGATTTCACCGGGATGATGCTGGTCGATGTACTTTTCTTCGGGACGCATTTCCAATTGCTTCAGTCCCAGCTTGATCTTTTTTTCTTCCGGATGGAGTTCGATCACCTGCACCCACATCTGATCCCCAACGGCGACGTATTCCTCAACGGTCTTGGGCTTGCCTTCCCAGGTCAGATCGGAAATGTGCAACAGGCCTTCCACGCCGTCTTCCAGTTCGATAAACGCGCCGAAGTCCACGATCTTGGTCACGCGCGCCACCAGCCTTGTGCCTACCGGGTATTTCTCTTCGATGTTCTCCCAGGGGTCGTCGTGCAGTTGCTTCATGCCCAGGGATATTTTCTGTTTTTCCCGGTCGAGGTTCAAAACCAGGGCTTCCACCTCGTCGCCGCGTTTCAGTTTGTCTTTGGGGTGGTTGACGCGGCCGTAAGAGATGTTGTCCCGGTGCACCAGGCCGTCGATGCCGCCGATATTGACAAAAGCGCCGTAATCGGTCACCGTGCTGACTTCACCTTTCACCACCTGACCCGGTTTCAGGTTTTCAAATAAATCCTTGACCTTTTCCCGGCGTTCTTCTTCCTGGATCACCTTGCGGGATACCACTCCCGAGTGGTCCTTGGGGTTGAGGCGGGTGACGCGAAACATGAAGTCTTTGCCCAGCAGGCGGGACGGATCTTTGATGCGGCGGATGTCCGCCTGGCTCATGGGCAGAAACATTTCCGCGCCCATGTCCACCATGAATCCCTTGTTTT
This region of Candidatus Aminicenantes bacterium genomic DNA includes:
- a CDS encoding DUF229 domain-containing protein — protein: MKIRQCPVAWKRPARVSAARRVCSITKWFPVLILAALLVTACGKSPAQPKYIFLLTLDTTREDSVNYTPGNSDTPHLAALASRGRTWSNAFALTPITLPSHLNILYSLPPHLLKVYNNGQPTEIPHPSLPQLLKSRGYQSAAAISLGVLKKDFGTAKGFDTYAENFRPNLWYRTAAEVNRDAFAALDRFQGEKTFFWFHYSDPHEPYYPPRFSERFRLLLEGRQIHSHLSTDQPRVMVDFMVPPGRSLLVLDTEVPEEFKGPDDTRVRFISYQDFSMAPEAGTEEVIELKIPRHWRRTRNKRQVNYLSSRFRSPLEILNRDTEPRRVRISFIYRMLEHPDSRAGLYREQVKYMDSQIGLLLNAIRERGMMDDSLFLVIGDHGEGLGEYRNHYGHIHYLNPVYTRVPLLLAGKGVSAAPPSSDLVSTLDVAPTLLEIAACKKPDFMEGLSLLKKIPIRRVVLETYSPEAYFDAFSIVAPPWQIIHYPGRPDEKIELIHMENDPLGIINRFESCENRKIKSDLYNAVLKISRALIASKRRPGQISKRHEEILKSLGYL
- a CDS encoding 30S ribosomal protein S1; this encodes MDKPKDIDQIPNGDEFGDLIKEYDLKTIEDNEPVEGIIVAVEADRVIIDIGHKTEGILDRKEIEDWEGNVSRKAGDTITVMPLRANRKEGYIVVSHKEIAKRQGWERVQNAYEQRTPIQGKVVREVPENKGFMVDMGAEMFLPMSQADIRRIKDPSRLLGKDFMFRVTRLNPKDHSGVVSRKVIQEEERREKVKDLFENLKPGQVVKGEVSTVTDYGAFVNIGGIDGLVHRDNISYGRVNHPKDKLKRGDEVEALVLNLDREKQKISLGMKQLHDDPWENIEEKYPVGTRLVARVTKIVDFGAFIELEDGVEGLLHISDLTWEGKPKTVEEYVAVGDQMWVQVIELHPEEKKIKLGLKQLEMRPEEKYIDQHHPGEIVKGVVKKILNSRVFVELEPTVEGVVKISDISYFRIDTPREFLREGEEISAVILDRELDQNCKVKLGLKQLTDDEWSEFFAKNPPGSLVDVKVKRVLERGVAVEISRNIEGFVRIGEVDENRITPEELQEMVKAGEQRQATVVTTHPDKKRVYLSFRAVAKQKEREEIEKYMSPSSDSITTIGDLLQNEIDKKSD